The Streptomyces sp. 135 sequence ACGGGGTCTCCGGGCACATCACCGCGCGGGACCCGGAGCACAGGGACTGCTTCTGGGTGAACCCCTTCGGGATGCCCTTCAAGCACATCACCGTCAGCGACCTCGTCCTCGCCAACGCCGAAGGGCAGGTGGTCGAAGGGCGGTATCACGTCAACCAGGCCGCCTTCACCGTGCACGCCCAGGCGCACCTGGCCAGGCCCGACGTCGTCGCCGTCGCCCACTGCCATTCGCTGCACGGGCGCGCTCTCTCCACCCTCGGTGAACTCCTCGACCCGATCACCCAGGAGGCCTGTGCCTTCTACGAGAGTCACGCCCTGTACGACGGTTACACGGGCGTCGTCGTGGACACCGAGGAGGGGCACCGGATCGCGACCGCGCTCGGCGGCCACAAGGCGGTGATCCTGCGCAACCACGGCCTGCTCACCGTGGGGGACTCCGTCGACGCCGCGGCCT is a genomic window containing:
- a CDS encoding class II aldolase/adducin family protein, with amino-acid sequence MQAPTPIPVERLQFAMPPAHDSPADERRYRKERLAGALRIFGRLGYEDGVSGHITARDPEHRDCFWVNPFGMPFKHITVSDLVLANAEGQVVEGRYHVNQAAFTVHAQAHLARPDVVAVAHCHSLHGRALSTLGELLDPITQEACAFYESHALYDGYTGVVVDTEEGHRIATALGGHKAVILRNHGLLTVGDSVDAAAWWFLSMERSCQVQLSARAAGRPVMIGHKQAVRTREQLGSDLVAWINYQSLWQDISRSEPDLLA